Genomic segment of Phycodurus eques isolate BA_2022a chromosome 13, UOR_Pequ_1.1, whole genome shotgun sequence:
AGTGGCATAATGAAAAGAGCAGGGCCTGTCTTTCTTTGTCCCAGCAGCACTTGTGAGTCGGATGCCAGCGTCTGCTAATTGCATAATGATGTTCATACTGCAGAGATGCCTACGCCTAATTGCGCTGCGAGACGTCACAAATGCAAGCCCTCTGGCACAGCTCATTTTCAGACAAAATCATTGGGCTTTCTCctctatttatgtttttaaacatatgTATGCTGTTTTCCCTTTGCGCTGCAGGGGCCTCTTTCATCTGAAGTAGTTACTTAAGACCTCCGTGACAAAATCATGGGAGTTGTTCTCCAACACTGAATGGAAGGCAATTATTTTACTTTGACTCACATTAACTTGTTTAAATCGACATAATGTGAGTTCCTAATACAGACGGCTACTGTAAGCataaacattttggaaagtTGCTAttgatggtaaaataatttcagggGTATACTGAATGTTATCAATAAAACATACTTTATTAAATACTATTTATTAattcaatcattcatttatCCCTTTtgtaaaggggacatattatgtaaAATTGGCTTTTTTATTTGCTCGTCGTATACAGATGTGTGTCTGGAGTGCCGACTCGCCCATCAGGTGTGAAAATTAGTAACCAAGTCAATCTGCCTATTTCTAAACTGTGAGCATATCCTTCTGAATGTCCATAACAGCTCTCCACCCAATGACTTGATCAGTGAGACTAGGTGAAGGGCCAAAGccacttttaaaacaacagctgggctacactgtctgaaacatTACCATGCAAAGCTGCATTGTGTTTTGTTGGAGTCACAGATTCATGTTAGCTAAGAGCATGCGCTTCTGCTAAGCAGTGCATTCTTGATTGTTTAATTcccgctgttcacatattcATGAATGAAATACGTCTGACATCGACCACACATGTCCGCGTACTGTAGCTCCGAATCTGTCTGCCCGGCCGTGCCACAATCAAATTGACCAAAATCGCGGTCTAACTACTACGCCAGGATTTAGATGTGATCTGAGCCGGCATAGGTTTAGACCGACTCTCTGCCACCAAATGTTCACTCCGCCAGGCGCATGGCCGAGCGCACACCCTCGCTGCACCGGAACGCCCAGCTTGGCACAGACTGGTCTACCAAATTGGCAAGCAAACGCAGGATATGGTGGCAGATGCACcatctacgaaaatagagccctgtatctccacaattgagtccaacattgttctcagtttttgtgcgttttcaacaattttcttcaaacatgtataatgtatttagaaacaaatctctgattTCACTTCACAGGGCCTTTAACTTCTGTGGCATGCCCgtgcaccacatacacacagtgtagtgGATGAACTGCTGCATCCACGAGTTAAAATGCTTTTACTGTCTTTATGGGCACTTGCTATTTTTCTACACACAGGCTCCGCCATTTTAACGGAACACTAACTCGCCAGTAGATGCTATTCGTACACTTGTTCATGAGGTTGGGTTAAATGGATTACTTTTAGTGAGACAGAATATCATTTGTTGATCTTGGGGTATTTTAatgattagatttttaaaattgtaaaaacaaaacaaaaaaaaaagcatagtaTAACTTCTTTAACGTTTGACGAATATTGCTACCAAAGCCCCACGGGACGTAACAGAGATGAAAATTGAAACACAGGCCGAGACCCAAACTAGCAACGACAGTTGCAAAAGCATGCTTTGAATTCATACGCCAAAAATCAAGCGCAagaggtatgtttttttttgtttttttacttcaaaaGTGAGCCTAGATTGACAACTAGGCAGTCGGCCTGCCTTGAAAACTGGCGCGCCCTCCTGAATACAGATGCGACACATTTCACATGGGAGCTTGAAGAAATCACGCGCGcacgcatacagtatatacacacacatttgcagctacAGTATAGAACGTACAGTGAAGCCCCGGGGGccgagccctgccgcgaatagcaaaaatatgtgaataattttcactcacatatcaaggtttataattgcctatagatagATGCCAAACGATGGCGGCATGAAGCTCCTAAACTCACTTCAACGTTGTTCCTTGGCACTGAGATGCCACATGATGAAGCCAAAGCAAGACTTTTAGTGGGCtgagcagaaaaacagcaagtTTTTTAGCGAATAACAGGGTAGTTTCTACAAGAAATCGCCGTTGAGGCGTCTGTCGGGCTTATGAATGTCTGTACCGCAAAGATTGTAACATGGCCTTCCCATACTAAATGGCTTAAATGAAATCCCACCAGATTTAACACAGTCTTTTCAGTCTTCTTTTGCTGTCCTGTGAAAGCCTTCGAAACAATGAGAAGGACTTCCTACTCCATCGGCAGGGCGACCAGATCGGGCATCATCTGCCCCGTCTTGACCGAAATCCATAAGTCGTCGTCGTTGGCcgagtttttcttcttcctcttcttcggTTCCGACTTGGCGGCTGCCGTGGCGCCCCCTCCTCTGCGGCGGCCGCAGCAGCCGTCGGCATGGCGACAGCAGCAGCAGTGGCAGCACACCGCCAGCGTGGTGAGGAGGACCACCAGAGGCAGAGTGAGGAGGACCACCAGGCACACGGTGTTGTAGACACCCTGGTTGTGTTTTTCCGTAACAAAACTCCAAAGAAGGTTGAAGAAGTTGCCGATCCTGTCTGTTGTGCCACCCATGACTTTAGGATGCAAAATACTTTTCTTTACTTAATActtaataaatggcttttagGAGGGCAAATGCACATAGTGAATTCAGTTCTACATCAGATGTCCAGTTCAGCAGATTTAAGGCCTCTTTGGAGT
This window contains:
- the LOC133411534 gene encoding uncharacterized protein KIAA0040 homolog, whose translation is MGGTTDRIGNFFNLLWSFVTEKHNQGVYNTVCLVVLLTLPLVVLLTTLAVCCHCCCCRHADGCCGRRRGGGATAAAKSEPKKRKKKNSANDDDLWISVKTGQMMPDLVALPME